Proteins from one Flavobacterium branchiarum genomic window:
- a CDS encoding YdeI/OmpD-associated family protein, whose product MLKKGEHIEGTPAELQNLIDKDPKAKAFFDSLAKSYKQGYCDWVGSPNKKLLG is encoded by the coding sequence ATGCTAAAAAAAGGAGAACATATTGAAGGAACTCCAGCAGAACTTCAAAATTTAATAGACAAAGACCCAAAAGCAAAAGCTTTCTTCGACTCATTGGCTAAATCATACAAACAAGGATATTGCGACTGGGTAGGATCTCCTAACAAGAAACTACTAGGATAA
- a CDS encoding DUF4252 domain-containing protein, with the protein MKQIASIFALLGLLLLTSCNSEPSLQKYFVENTENKNFIALDVSPNILNVDKTKLSAEQSEALKSFDKMNILAFKRNDKNQAEYEAERIKVNTILKNPKYQQLMKFGSGKDGAAVSYVGTDENIEEFVIYANRNENGFAVVRVLGKNMNPNNIMTLITVLKESNIDMEQLKPLQQLIK; encoded by the coding sequence ATGAAACAGATAGCCTCTATTTTCGCCTTACTAGGATTACTACTTTTAACAAGTTGTAATTCGGAGCCTTCATTGCAGAAATATTTTGTTGAAAACACTGAAAATAAAAATTTCATTGCCCTAGATGTTTCGCCGAATATCCTTAATGTCGATAAAACTAAATTATCTGCAGAACAAAGTGAAGCACTAAAGTCTTTTGACAAAATGAATATTCTAGCTTTTAAACGTAATGATAAAAATCAAGCTGAATACGAAGCAGAAAGAATCAAAGTGAATACTATTTTAAAAAATCCAAAATACCAGCAATTAATGAAATTTGGTTCAGGTAAAGATGGAGCTGCTGTAAGCTATGTAGGAACCGACGAAAACATTGAAGAATTTGTTATTTATGCCAACAGAAACGAAAATGGTTTTGCTGTAGTTAGAGTTTTGGGGAAAAATATGAATCCAAACAACATTATGACATTAATAACTGTTCTTAAAGAATCTAATATAGATATGGAACAGCTTAAACCGCTACAACAACTGATTAAATAA
- a CDS encoding DUF4252 domain-containing protein yields the protein MKSTIHKNRQNNKRSLSKNFIITLVFVLASQIFYAQGAFDKYDGQDDVTSVIVNKKMFDLMSKVKVDPSDKETQQYLSLIKKLDNLKVFTTQSAKVEADMKLTTDKYIRTAGLEELMRVNDSGRNVKIYVKSGASDTQIRELFMFIDSGKNEDTVLLSLTGNFDLNEISVLTDKMKLPGGSDLKKASKGKK from the coding sequence ATGAAATCAACAATTCACAAAAACAGACAAAACAATAAAAGAAGCTTGAGTAAAAATTTCATTATAACACTAGTATTCGTATTAGCTAGCCAAATCTTTTATGCTCAAGGAGCTTTTGATAAATATGATGGACAAGACGACGTTACATCAGTAATTGTAAATAAAAAAATGTTTGATTTAATGAGTAAGGTAAAAGTTGATCCTTCTGATAAAGAAACACAGCAGTACCTAAGTCTTATAAAAAAATTAGACAACTTAAAAGTTTTTACAACTCAAAGTGCAAAAGTTGAAGCCGACATGAAACTTACCACAGACAAATACATAAGAACTGCGGGATTAGAGGAATTAATGCGAGTAAATGATAGCGGAAGAAACGTGAAAATTTATGTGAAATCTGGAGCAAGTGACACTCAAATAAGAGAGTTATTTATGTTTATTGATTCAGGTAAAAATGAAGATACCGTTTTATTATCACTAACAGGAAATTTTGATTTAAATGAAATCTCGGTGCTTACTGATAAAATGAAACTCCCAGGAGGATCTGATTTGAAAAAGGCATCTAAAGGAAAAAAATAA
- a CDS encoding RNA polymerase sigma factor gives MNQIVFIQLVNPFKDKVFRLAKRLLTSTEEAEDASQEILVKLWNKKESLNTYNNVEALAMTMTKNYCLDQLKSKRASNTTLVHTNYRDKEPQLDQKIEDTNSLEWVEKIMNQLPEQQQILIQLRDVEQYEFDEIAKIVNMNETAIRVALSRARKKIRESMLNTHEYGIR, from the coding sequence ATGAATCAAATCGTCTTCATCCAGTTAGTAAATCCTTTTAAAGACAAAGTATTTCGTCTGGCAAAACGATTGCTCACAAGCACTGAAGAAGCTGAAGATGCTTCGCAGGAAATATTAGTAAAGCTATGGAACAAGAAAGAAAGTTTAAACACTTATAACAATGTTGAAGCGCTTGCGATGACCATGACCAAAAATTATTGTTTGGATCAATTAAAATCAAAACGAGCCAGTAATACAACACTTGTACATACTAATTACAGAGACAAGGAACCGCAATTAGATCAAAAAATTGAAGATACTAATAGTTTAGAATGGGTAGAGAAAATAATGAATCAGTTGCCAGAACAACAACAAATTTTAATTCAGTTACGAGATGTCGAACAATATGAATTTGACGAAATTGCAAAAATAGTTAACATGAACGAAACGGCTATACGCGTAGCACTTTCAAGAGCTAGAAAAAAAATCAGAGAATCTATGCTTAATACACACGAATATGGAATTAGATAA
- a CDS encoding S41 family peptidase: MKTLFRTTILLFLAVFCFQACQDQDDVATPRNLQVQDFVWKGLNQYYLWQGDVPNLADNRFANQAQLNSFLKDYSDAETLFNSLRVDVSIDRFSWIVDDYTVLEQELQGTSKNNGIDFKLSPKSKGSNDLIGFVRYVLPNSDAAAKGVKRGDLFYGINGSQINYNNYRNLLEPDSYTINLADYNGTSFVSNGKSFTLTKTVLDENPIYINKVINDRGHNIGYLMYNGFYGNYDEQLNAVFGSFKTQGVTDLVLDLRYNGGGSVQTATRLASMITGLSTDKIFSKEKWNDKINKYFESEDPESLNNKFVDKLNGVAVNSLGLNRIYILTTKSTASASELIINGLKPYIDVVQIGDVTVGKNVGSVTLYDSPTFGKTNRNPNHKYAMQPIVLKIVNSVGFGEFTNGLVPTYNVPEFINELGVLGDKEEPLLSFAISKITGGDTKRIQRKEGKELDYFTDSKAIDGIRNQMYLDKAPEGLLRAIQE; this comes from the coding sequence ATGAAGACACTATTTAGAACTACGATATTATTATTTTTGGCGGTATTCTGCTTTCAAGCTTGCCAGGATCAAGATGATGTGGCTACTCCAAGGAATTTACAAGTACAAGATTTTGTATGGAAAGGGTTGAATCAGTATTATTTATGGCAAGGAGACGTTCCTAATTTAGCTGATAATCGTTTTGCTAATCAAGCGCAATTAAATTCTTTTTTAAAAGATTATTCAGATGCTGAAACATTGTTCAATTCTTTGCGTGTCGATGTCTCAATAGATAGATTTAGTTGGATTGTAGATGATTATACTGTATTAGAACAAGAGCTTCAGGGAACTTCTAAAAATAATGGTATTGATTTTAAATTAAGCCCAAAATCTAAAGGTTCGAATGATTTAATTGGTTTTGTACGTTATGTGTTGCCTAACTCTGATGCTGCTGCTAAAGGAGTGAAGCGCGGGGATTTATTTTATGGAATTAACGGGTCGCAAATTAATTATAATAATTATAGAAATTTGCTTGAACCAGATAGCTATACTATAAATCTTGCTGATTATAATGGAACTTCATTTGTATCAAACGGAAAATCTTTTACACTGACTAAAACAGTTTTGGATGAAAATCCTATCTATATCAATAAAGTAATAAACGATCGAGGTCATAATATTGGTTACTTGATGTACAATGGTTTTTATGGGAACTATGATGAGCAGTTAAATGCAGTATTTGGAAGTTTTAAAACGCAGGGGGTTACAGATTTGGTTCTTGATTTGCGTTATAATGGAGGTGGTTCTGTGCAAACAGCAACTAGATTGGCAAGTATGATTACGGGACTGTCTACCGATAAAATTTTCTCTAAAGAAAAATGGAATGATAAAATCAATAAATATTTTGAAAGTGAAGATCCTGAATCACTAAACAATAAATTTGTAGATAAACTTAATGGTGTTGCAGTAAATAGTTTAGGACTGAATAGAATATATATATTAACGACCAAGAGCACTGCTTCTGCCAGCGAATTAATTATTAATGGTTTAAAACCTTATATTGATGTGGTGCAAATAGGTGATGTTACTGTAGGTAAAAATGTAGGATCTGTCACGTTATATGATTCCCCTACTTTTGGTAAAACCAATCGTAATCCAAATCACAAATATGCCATGCAACCAATCGTTCTTAAAATTGTGAATTCAGTTGGTTTTGGAGAATTTACTAATGGGTTAGTACCTACTTACAATGTGCCGGAATTTATAAATGAACTTGGGGTTTTAGGAGATAAAGAGGAGCCGTTATTGAGTTTTGCGATTTCTAAAATTACGGGAGGAGATACAAAAAGAATTCAACGTAAAGAAGGTAAAGAGTTAGACTATTTTACTGATTCAAAAGCAATAGATGGGATTCGAAATCAGATGTATTTAGATAAGGCTCCAGAAGGACTTTTAAGAGCGATACAAGAATAA
- a CDS encoding YncE family protein, translating into MKKLNKLFLAIIVSSTFFVSCSNDDDTVTPEPEPAPRGKYEGGLFIIEEGVFEKANGSISYLSDDLKLGKNVFSLVNEGKEIKDAPQSIGFNGDFAYIIVNRGNKIEVVNRNTFKSIATINTQINNPRYIAFANGKGYITNWGNSADPSDDYVAVIDLTTNKVSSTIPVVEGPEQIIENNGKLYVAHKGGWSQGNSLSVIKSNSATGEVINFTVGDIPSSLVKENGTLYVLCNGKLSYTGTETTGKLVKIDMNTDKITSTIDFPGFTHPGFLAIENSKLYYTIGTNIYTTPTSATTLPTTEIFKAKVTTLYGFAVKNNKIYVADAVNYQDPGDIYIYSLTGTLSNEFSVGIIPNGFYFND; encoded by the coding sequence ATGAAAAAACTTAATAAGCTATTCTTAGCTATCATTGTAAGCTCTACATTTTTTGTATCTTGTAGTAATGACGACGATACCGTTACTCCAGAACCTGAACCTGCACCACGCGGTAAATATGAAGGGGGATTATTTATTATCGAAGAAGGTGTTTTTGAGAAAGCTAATGGATCTATTTCCTATTTATCAGACGATTTAAAACTCGGGAAAAATGTTTTTTCTTTAGTTAATGAAGGTAAAGAGATTAAAGATGCTCCTCAAAGCATTGGTTTTAATGGTGATTTTGCTTACATCATTGTAAATAGAGGAAATAAAATTGAAGTAGTTAACCGAAACACATTTAAAAGTATTGCTACAATTAACACACAAATAAATAATCCAAGATATATTGCATTTGCAAATGGAAAAGGATACATTACAAACTGGGGAAACTCAGCAGATCCTTCGGATGATTATGTAGCTGTAATAGATTTAACAACAAATAAAGTTTCATCAACGATACCTGTTGTTGAAGGTCCTGAGCAAATAATTGAAAACAATGGTAAACTATATGTTGCGCACAAAGGAGGCTGGAGTCAAGGAAATTCACTATCTGTTATTAAATCTAATTCTGCTACTGGCGAAGTTATTAATTTTACAGTAGGAGATATTCCTTCTTCTTTAGTAAAAGAAAATGGTACTTTGTACGTATTATGTAATGGAAAACTATCTTATACTGGTACTGAAACAACTGGAAAATTAGTAAAAATAGATATGAATACTGATAAAATCACATCAACGATTGATTTCCCTGGTTTTACACATCCTGGTTTTCTTGCTATTGAAAATAGTAAACTATATTATACTATTGGAACCAATATTTATACTACACCTACAAGTGCTACAACATTACCAACTACTGAAATATTTAAAGCAAAAGTCACTACTCTTTATGGTTTTGCAGTAAAAAACAACAAAATATACGTTGCTGATGCAGTAAACTACCAAGACCCTGGAGATATCTATATCTATTCTTTAACAGGAACACTATCTAATGAATTTAGCGTTGGAATCATACCAAACGGTTTTTACTTTAATGATTAA
- a CDS encoding TonB-dependent receptor plug domain-containing protein has protein sequence MTLQKFFICFSILICQFISAQNDSITKLKEVIVSDTNLKKYSDSQSIQVLNDSIINRNQASLTSLLNYNTVIYFKENGLGMTSAPSFRGTTGAQTAVIWNGININSQFLGQADFNTIGTRDFNSIAVKAGGGSILYGSGAIGGSIHLNNDLTFKNNFSNHLFFSAGSYDTYSLNYRTAISSKKYSLQVSFSRNSSENDFKYPGNSNQKNLNGEYYNTSLNTTFGYKIDSRNTLKLYSQFYDSERHFSLTSPNATKTKYNDFNTRNLLEWENVFNRFTSKLRVAHIGESYKYFPNITSDFFTHGKVETSIIKYDLAFDVNDKIKLNTIIDYNRNKGYGSSIDNVSREIGSASLLLQHYVTDKWDYTASIRQEITDQYGNPFLFSLGTRYQFTDFYRIKLNASKNFRMPTYNDLYWQGSGNPDLKPENSYQAEIGNEFFTKNFSLSLTTYYNSITDLLRWIPSEGGGDNWSPENTDKVRAYGGEVLLEWRTKIKNHNFTLNGTYAYTISESQQLIKGQLIYKQLIYVPYHKLTGSVSYNWKKVSSYFQYLYNGEVYSTPFNSISGIVKPYNIGNLGIDYELGKRNSYKIGFQILNIWNENYQPVISRQMPGRNYTIYINLNF, from the coding sequence ATGACATTACAAAAATTCTTTATCTGCTTTTCTATCTTAATTTGCCAATTCATTTCGGCACAAAATGACTCTATAACAAAACTAAAAGAAGTTATAGTTTCAGATACTAATCTCAAAAAATATTCTGATTCACAGTCTATTCAAGTACTTAACGATTCCATAATTAATCGAAACCAAGCCTCTTTAACTTCTCTTTTAAATTACAATACTGTTATTTACTTTAAAGAAAATGGCCTCGGAATGACTTCTGCACCCTCTTTTAGAGGAACTACTGGTGCACAAACGGCAGTTATATGGAATGGAATTAATATCAATTCGCAATTTTTAGGTCAAGCTGATTTTAACACAATCGGAACAAGAGATTTTAATTCTATAGCTGTAAAAGCTGGAGGAGGAAGTATTCTATATGGCAGTGGAGCTATTGGAGGAAGTATTCATCTTAATAATGACTTAACTTTTAAAAATAATTTCTCAAATCATTTATTTTTTAGCGCAGGAAGTTATGACACCTATAGCTTAAATTATCGCACTGCTATTTCATCAAAAAAATATAGCCTTCAGGTTAGCTTTTCAAGAAATAGCTCTGAAAATGATTTTAAATATCCAGGTAACAGCAATCAAAAAAATCTCAATGGGGAATACTATAACACGAGTTTAAACACAACATTTGGTTATAAAATTGATTCTAGAAACACTTTGAAATTATACAGTCAATTTTATGATTCAGAACGTCATTTTTCTTTGACTTCTCCAAACGCTACAAAAACAAAATATAATGATTTCAATACTCGTAATCTCTTAGAATGGGAGAATGTATTTAATCGTTTTACTTCCAAATTAAGAGTTGCTCACATCGGAGAATCTTATAAATATTTCCCAAATATTACTTCCGATTTTTTCACTCATGGAAAAGTTGAAACATCTATTATAAAATACGATTTAGCTTTTGATGTAAATGACAAAATTAAACTAAATACAATCATTGATTACAACCGTAACAAAGGATACGGCTCTAGCATTGATAACGTTAGTAGAGAAATAGGATCTGCTAGCTTATTATTACAACATTATGTAACTGATAAATGGGACTACACAGCCAGCATTCGTCAGGAAATAACAGATCAATACGGAAACCCTTTCCTTTTTTCTTTAGGTACAAGATATCAATTTACAGATTTTTATCGCATCAAACTAAATGCTTCAAAGAATTTCAGAATGCCTACTTACAACGATTTGTATTGGCAAGGAAGTGGAAATCCTGATTTAAAACCAGAAAATTCATATCAAGCAGAAATTGGTAATGAATTTTTCACAAAAAACTTTTCCTTATCTCTAACTACTTATTACAATTCAATAACAGATTTATTGCGTTGGATACCATCTGAAGGTGGAGGCGATAATTGGTCTCCCGAAAACACAGACAAAGTTAGAGCCTACGGTGGTGAAGTATTATTAGAATGGAGAACGAAAATAAAGAACCACAACTTTACTCTTAATGGAACATATGCTTATACCATTTCTGAGAGCCAGCAATTGATTAAAGGTCAATTGATATACAAACAACTTATATATGTTCCCTATCATAAATTAACTGGATCTGTTTCTTATAATTGGAAAAAAGTTTCATCCTATTTTCAATACCTATACAATGGCGAAGTTTACAGTACACCCTTTAACAGTATTTCTGGAATTGTAAAACCGTACAACATTGGTAATCTTGGAATCGATTACGAACTAGGAAAAAGGAACAGTTACAAAATTGGATTTCAAATACTGAATATTTGGAACGAAAATTATCAGCCTGTAATCAGCAGACAAATGCCTGGAAGAAATTACACTATATATATAAACCTTAATTTTTAA
- the cobC gene encoding alpha-ribazole phosphatase, producing MEIYLVRHTETVCEKGVCYGQTDVNIAQPYDVIFETIVQQLPKDALLYTSPLQRCTILSKYIQKQTQITNYKEDIRLMEMNFGDWEMKNWNEISPEELNPWMEDFVNIRVPNGESFVDLHERVSDFMENEILSKTSQKVIIVAHAGVVRSILCLLNSLPLKDAFQNKVDFGQVIKIVI from the coding sequence ATGGAAATTTATTTAGTACGTCACACCGAAACTGTTTGCGAAAAAGGAGTTTGTTATGGCCAAACAGATGTAAACATAGCCCAACCTTACGATGTAATTTTTGAAACCATTGTACAGCAATTGCCTAAAGACGCCTTACTATATACAAGTCCTTTGCAACGTTGTACAATACTAAGCAAGTACATCCAAAAACAAACTCAAATTACAAATTACAAAGAAGACATACGTTTAATGGAAATGAATTTTGGTGATTGGGAAATGAAAAACTGGAACGAAATCTCCCCAGAAGAACTAAACCCTTGGATGGAAGATTTTGTAAATATTCGCGTCCCAAATGGAGAATCTTTTGTCGATTTACATGAAAGAGTTTCTGATTTTATGGAAAATGAAATACTAAGTAAAACTTCCCAAAAAGTAATTATTGTTGCTCATGCTGGAGTTGTCCGAAGCATTTTATGTCTTTTAAATTCTCTTCCTTTAAAAGATGCTTTCCAAAATAAAGTCGATTTTGGTCAGGTTATAAAAATCGTAATTTAA
- a CDS encoding adenosylcobinamide-GDP ribazoletransferase codes for MKKQLHIFFTALMFYTRIPCPKNIDHNPDYLNKASRYFPLIGWIVGGLSFLAFYGASFLVSTTASIIIGMITGILTTGAFHEDGFADVCDGFGGGWTKEKILLIMKDSAIGAYGAIGVVLLFLLKFQLLTELITIKSITNQQAVFIILLLFIAGHSISRLAAISIVFTHEYSREDASSKSKPIAKSFSWKEVVGAFFFGLLPLLILSYFQYQLLWVLIPVFLTRYFLARYFQKWIDGYTGDCLGATQQVCEVIFYLSVIAIWKFI; via the coding sequence ATGAAAAAACAACTTCATATCTTTTTTACCGCTTTAATGTTTTACACTCGAATTCCATGTCCAAAAAACATTGATCACAATCCCGATTATCTAAATAAAGCAAGTCGCTATTTTCCTTTAATTGGATGGATTGTTGGAGGTCTTTCTTTTTTAGCCTTTTATGGCGCTTCATTTTTGGTTTCTACTACAGCTTCAATAATTATAGGAATGATTACAGGAATCTTAACTACTGGCGCTTTTCATGAAGATGGTTTTGCCGATGTTTGTGATGGTTTTGGTGGCGGTTGGACCAAAGAAAAAATTCTTTTAATTATGAAAGACAGCGCAATTGGTGCTTATGGTGCAATTGGTGTGGTATTACTATTTTTATTGAAATTTCAATTACTAACTGAATTAATAACGATAAAATCAATTACAAATCAGCAAGCTGTTTTTATAATCCTTCTGCTATTTATTGCTGGGCATTCTATTAGCCGCTTAGCTGCGATTAGCATTGTATTCACACATGAATATTCTCGTGAAGATGCTTCAAGCAAAAGCAAACCTATTGCAAAAAGCTTTAGCTGGAAAGAAGTTGTAGGAGCATTCTTTTTTGGTTTATTACCTCTTTTAATTCTTTCTTATTTTCAATATCAATTACTTTGGGTTCTAATTCCAGTATTTTTGACACGTTATTTTTTAGCACGTTATTTTCAAAAATGGATTGATGGTTATACTGGGGATTGTTTAGGCGCAACTCAACAAGTTTGCGAAGTTATCTTTTACTTAAGTGTTATAGCAATATGGAAATTTATTTAG
- the tnpA gene encoding IS200/IS605 family transposase, with translation MPFIKVYIHFVWSTKNRFPYLNSVELREKVWRHIKENAKEKGIYIDYVNGYSDHCHCLISLGVDQNIQKIIQLIKGESSFWINKNKLTKEKFEWQDEYFAVSVSESIIDKVRNYIKNQEAHHSKKTFQEEYDEFFLRYGFQK, from the coding sequence ATGCCATTTATAAAAGTTTATATACATTTTGTCTGGAGTACTAAAAATAGATTTCCATATCTAAATTCGGTTGAGCTACGAGAGAAAGTATGGAGACACATTAAAGAAAATGCAAAAGAAAAAGGAATCTATATTGATTATGTAAATGGATATTCAGACCATTGCCATTGTCTAATTTCGTTAGGAGTTGATCAAAACATTCAAAAAATAATTCAGTTAATTAAAGGAGAATCATCATTTTGGATTAATAAAAATAAACTAACAAAAGAAAAATTTGAATGGCAAGATGAATATTTTGCTGTATCTGTATCTGAGTCAATTATTGATAAGGTTAGGAATTATATTAAAAATCAAGAAGCACATCATTCTAAGAAAACATTTCAAGAAGAGTATGATGAATTTTTTCTCAGATATGGATTTCAAAAATAA
- the cobT gene encoding nicotinate-nucleotide--dimethylbenzimidazole phosphoribosyltransferase: MSYLDDILKSRRDTRHFTNDEVPDEVIQKALQAGHWAPSVGLTDATKYYIIKSDEVKKAIKDLFLDYNKKAASLTDDEEQKQHYKSLKLEAIQEAPIGLIIAYDRSVLNNFTIGTVGSNEAVKFSSVCAAQNIWLSLTEQGYGMGWVSILNYYQFKKIIDLPENMEPLGYFCIGKPATNYDNQPMLQQLNWKQKSETFDCTEIKSINENYIPNINFDTKSEPEVSSSFSETLQQKIDSKTKPIGSLGILEKLAFQIGTAFQTLNPEIIKPNIVVFAADHGIANHGVSAYPQDVTRQMVGNFLEEGAAINVFCKQNKIKLSIVDAGVNYDFPTNANLINAKIAKGTQSFLHAPAMSETELQLCLSKGSEIVDAIAKTGSNCIGFGEMGIGNTSTASVLMSVLAGFSIEECVGKGTGVDEDKLIRKQQTLKRAIDNYSGQAELQQQLAYFGGFEIMQMAGGMLAAYKNNMLILVDGFICTVAFLVAYKINPEIKKNAIFSHSSAEQAHQKLLNYLEVQSVLQLDLRLGEGTGCAIVFPIIQSAVAFLNEMATFENAGISNK, from the coding sequence ATGAGTTATTTAGATGATATACTAAAATCACGCCGCGATACACGCCACTTTACCAATGATGAAGTTCCTGACGAGGTGATTCAAAAAGCTTTACAAGCAGGACATTGGGCACCTTCGGTTGGTTTAACGGATGCAACTAAATATTACATTATAAAATCTGATGAAGTCAAAAAAGCAATCAAAGATTTATTCTTAGATTATAATAAAAAAGCAGCATCTTTAACTGATGACGAAGAGCAAAAGCAACATTATAAATCCCTGAAATTAGAAGCTATTCAAGAAGCGCCAATCGGGTTAATAATTGCCTATGACCGCTCAGTACTAAATAATTTTACTATAGGGACCGTTGGCAGTAATGAAGCTGTGAAATTCAGTTCTGTTTGTGCTGCACAAAATATATGGCTATCACTTACAGAACAAGGTTACGGAATGGGATGGGTTTCTATTCTGAATTATTATCAGTTCAAAAAAATAATTGATCTACCCGAAAACATGGAGCCCCTTGGGTATTTCTGTATTGGCAAACCTGCTACTAACTACGACAACCAACCGATGTTACAGCAGTTAAACTGGAAACAAAAGTCGGAAACTTTTGATTGTACTGAGATTAAATCAATAAACGAAAATTATATTCCGAATATCAATTTTGATACTAAATCGGAACCTGAAGTTTCTAGCTCTTTTAGCGAAACACTACAACAAAAAATAGACTCTAAAACAAAACCTATTGGTTCTCTCGGCATTTTAGAGAAATTAGCATTCCAAATTGGAACTGCTTTTCAGACTTTAAATCCTGAGATTATAAAACCTAATATTGTTGTTTTTGCAGCAGATCATGGCATTGCTAATCATGGTGTGAGCGCTTATCCGCAAGATGTTACCCGACAAATGGTTGGTAATTTTCTTGAAGAAGGTGCTGCTATTAATGTGTTTTGCAAACAAAACAAAATTAAATTATCTATTGTAGATGCTGGTGTAAATTATGATTTTCCAACAAATGCAAATTTGATTAATGCTAAAATCGCCAAAGGGACTCAGTCGTTTTTGCATGCGCCTGCAATGAGCGAAACAGAATTACAATTGTGTTTATCTAAAGGCTCTGAAATCGTCGATGCTATTGCAAAAACAGGAAGTAATTGCATTGGTTTTGGCGAAATGGGTATCGGGAATACTTCTACTGCTTCTGTATTAATGAGCGTTTTGGCAGGTTTCTCTATTGAAGAATGTGTTGGAAAAGGAACTGGAGTTGATGAAGATAAATTAATTCGGAAACAGCAAACCCTAAAAAGAGCTATTGATAATTATTCCGGTCAAGCCGAATTACAACAGCAACTTGCCTATTTTGGTGGTTTTGAAATCATGCAAATGGCTGGCGGAATGCTAGCTGCTTATAAGAATAACATGCTAATTCTAGTGGATGGTTTTATTTGTACAGTAGCATTTTTAGTTGCCTATAAAATAAATCCTGAAATCAAGAAAAATGCTATTTTCAGTCATTCCTCAGCCGAACAAGCTCATCAAAAATTATTGAATTATCTAGAAGTACAATCTGTTCTACAACTTGATTTACGCTTAGGCGAAGGAACGGGGTGTGCAATTGTTTTCCCAATAATACAATCGGCAGTTGCTTTCTTAAACGAAATGGCAACTTTTGAGAATGCTGGGATTAGTAATAAGTAA
- the cobU gene encoding bifunctional adenosylcobinamide kinase/adenosylcobinamide-phosphate guanylyltransferase, with protein MIYLITGGERSGKSGYAQELALQLTDTPIYVATARKWDEDFQNRIDRHQQERDERWTNIEKEKYLSEIDFSGQVALIDCVTLWLTNFFVDTKNDVSLSLDEAKTEFLKIANQPDATLIIVTNEIGMGLHADTHIGRKFTELQGWMNQFLAKNADIVVLMVSGIPVKIKGE; from the coding sequence ATGATTTACTTAATTACTGGCGGTGAACGTTCTGGAAAAAGTGGTTATGCACAAGAACTTGCATTACAACTTACGGATACACCAATATATGTGGCAACAGCCCGAAAATGGGATGAAGATTTCCAAAACCGAATAGACAGACATCAGCAAGAACGCGATGAACGCTGGACAAATATTGAAAAAGAAAAATACTTAAGCGAAATTGATTTTTCTGGCCAAGTAGCTTTAATTGATTGTGTAACGCTTTGGCTAACGAACTTTTTTGTGGATACCAAAAACGATGTGTCTTTATCGCTCGATGAAGCCAAAACTGAATTTTTAAAGATAGCCAATCAGCCTGATGCAACTTTGATTATTGTAACCAATGAAATCGGAATGGGTCTTCATGCTGATACTCACATAGGAAGAAAATTCACAGAATTGCAAGGCTGGATGAATCAGTTTCTGGCTAAAAATGCCGATATTGTTGTGCTAATGGTTTCTGGAATTCCAGTGAAAATAAAAGGAGAATAA
- a CDS encoding four helix bundle protein has protein sequence MKENIVKNKSFDFAIRIVRLYQYLSTEKKEFTLSKQLLRSGTSIGAMIREAEHAESKNDFIHKFAIAQKEANESIYWLELLKATDYLDEKGFKTINEDAITILKLVTSILKTT, from the coding sequence ATGAAAGAAAACATTGTAAAAAACAAAAGTTTTGATTTTGCCATCCGTATAGTTAGACTGTACCAATATTTAAGTACTGAAAAAAAGGAATTCACACTTTCTAAACAACTTCTTAGATCAGGAACAAGTATTGGCGCTATGATTAGAGAAGCAGAACATGCAGAAAGTAAAAATGACTTCATCCATAAATTTGCAATTGCTCAAAAAGAAGCCAATGAATCTATTTATTGGTTAGAATTATTAAAAGCAACTGATTATTTAGACGAAAAAGGATTCAAAACCATCAATGAAGATGCAATTACAATACTAAAGTTAGTAACCAGTATTCTTAAAACAACTTAA